A window of Mucilaginibacter paludis DSM 18603 contains these coding sequences:
- a CDS encoding 3'-5' exonuclease: protein MLEQLDLQNILVLDIETVPQYSTFDQVPPALQKLWAAKTQYQRKDETPDEFYERAGIWAEFGKIICISVGVFTKEQPVGLRIKSYAGHDEKQLLAAFSAMLKKQPQNLVLCAHNGKEFDFPYLCRRMLINGVPLPSQLEISGKKPWEINHLDTMELWKFGDYKNYTSLSLLTEIFGIPTPKDDIDGSMVGHVYWQENALERICTYCQKDVIATAQLIRRFRGEELIADENMTIV, encoded by the coding sequence ATGCTTGAACAGCTCGACCTGCAGAATATTTTAGTGTTGGATATTGAAACCGTACCCCAGTACTCCACCTTTGACCAGGTACCACCAGCTTTACAAAAACTATGGGCCGCCAAAACACAATATCAGCGCAAGGATGAAACTCCCGACGAATTTTATGAACGCGCCGGCATCTGGGCCGAATTTGGCAAGATCATCTGCATTTCGGTAGGTGTATTTACCAAAGAACAACCGGTTGGCTTAAGAATAAAATCGTACGCGGGGCATGATGAAAAACAGTTATTGGCTGCGTTTAGCGCCATGTTAAAGAAACAACCTCAAAACCTGGTTTTGTGCGCGCATAACGGTAAGGAGTTTGATTTTCCGTACCTTTGCAGAAGGATGCTGATCAATGGCGTGCCCTTGCCATCGCAGTTAGAAATATCGGGTAAAAAGCCCTGGGAAATCAATCACCTGGATACGATGGAGTTGTGGAAATTTGGTGATTATAAAAACTATACATCGTTAAGTTTGCTTACCGAGATATTTGGCATACCTACACCTAAAGATGATATAGACGGCAGTATGGTAGGCCATGTTTACTGGCAGGAGAACGCGCTTGAACGCATTTGCACCTATTGCCAAAAAGATGTGATTGCCACAGCCCAGCTTATTAGAAGGTTTAGAGGCGAAGAATTGATTGCGGATGAAAATATGACTATTGTTTAA
- the pbpC gene encoding penicillin-binding protein 1C yields the protein MRTKKKIILISFVVIILLAFWFCLPRHLFNSPTSFVIDDNQGQLLGASIAADGQWRFPYNPNVPDKFKACIIAFEDKRFEHHPGFDALALGRAIRQNIRSGHVVSGGSTLTMQVIRLATRNNRTVWQKLLEVIRAMRLELTHSKAEILALYTSNAPFGSNVVGLDAASWRYFGRDPGKLSWGEMAALAVLPNSPSLVHPGKNRLILLKKRNLLLDRLYRQHIIDATTASLAKLEPVPDRPMPLPQFAPHLLDRVKNDYHADRQSSTRIKTSISSALQQNVTDILEKHHRVLKANDIRNAAAIVLDVESGQALAYVGNIFHTSDPELQSNVDVISAPRSPGSTLKPLLYASMLHDGLLLPNSLIPDIPTQIAGYHPENFDLNYDGAVPAAKALARSLNVPAVRMLQQYKYERFHAFLRRMGITTLKQPADFYGLSLILGGGENNLWELSGAYADMARVLNHYSRYKGLYNANDFHNPCYTQTIMPKPVLEKDGLMDAASIYYTFQAMEEVMRPGDEMLWQQFSSTQRIAWKTGTSFGFRDGWAIGVTPKYVVGVWVGNTNGEGRPGLIGVNTAAPILFEIFRQLPVTRDWFDMPTGAMVRIGVCHESGYRASENCNHIDTLWVPQNGIKAPVCPWHQLVHLDASCKWQVNSTCEAPINMVHQSWFVLPPSMEFYYKTKNYQYQTLPPFKPGCSATPQQRPMELIYPKDGSKIYVPLEADGSRGRMICNAAHRQSGIKIFWHLDDKYMGETINYHQFALNPSPGTHTLTLVDANGSRLQIRFQILEKEK from the coding sequence ATGAGAACCAAAAAGAAAATTATACTCATATCGTTTGTAGTAATCATACTATTAGCCTTCTGGTTCTGCCTTCCGCGCCACCTCTTCAACTCCCCAACCTCATTCGTTATCGACGATAACCAGGGCCAGCTATTAGGTGCCTCCATAGCAGCCGACGGGCAATGGCGCTTCCCTTATAACCCCAATGTTCCGGATAAATTTAAGGCCTGCATCATCGCCTTTGAAGACAAACGCTTTGAGCATCATCCGGGTTTTGATGCCTTAGCTTTGGGCAGGGCAATCAGGCAAAACATCCGCTCAGGGCATGTAGTGAGCGGCGGCAGTACTTTAACCATGCAGGTAATCAGGCTGGCTACACGCAACAATCGTACAGTGTGGCAAAAGCTGCTGGAAGTGATCAGGGCCATGCGGCTGGAACTCACCCATTCCAAGGCGGAGATATTGGCCTTGTATACCAGTAACGCGCCCTTTGGCAGCAACGTAGTAGGCTTAGATGCCGCCTCGTGGAGGTACTTTGGCCGCGATCCGGGTAAACTGTCGTGGGGCGAAATGGCAGCACTGGCCGTATTGCCTAATTCGCCATCATTGGTTCATCCCGGTAAAAACCGGCTTATCCTGCTCAAAAAACGCAATTTACTGTTAGACCGTTTGTACCGGCAACATATCATCGATGCTACAACCGCATCGTTAGCTAAACTGGAACCTGTGCCCGACAGGCCGATGCCCCTCCCCCAGTTTGCCCCTCACCTCCTCGACCGGGTTAAAAACGATTACCATGCCGACAGGCAAAGCAGCACACGGATTAAAACATCCATTAGTTCGGCCTTGCAACAAAACGTAACTGATATTTTAGAAAAACATCACCGGGTGCTTAAGGCCAACGATATTCGCAACGCGGCAGCCATTGTATTAGATGTAGAAAGCGGCCAGGCGCTGGCTTATGTAGGCAATATCTTCCATACCAGCGACCCTGAACTGCAAAGCAATGTCGACGTGATCAGCGCGCCGCGAAGCCCGGGGAGTACGCTAAAGCCTTTGCTTTACGCATCTATGCTGCACGATGGCTTACTGCTGCCCAATAGCCTCATCCCTGATATACCAACGCAGATTGCAGGCTACCATCCCGAAAATTTTGATTTAAACTACGATGGTGCCGTCCCGGCTGCTAAAGCCCTGGCGCGGTCGCTCAATGTGCCCGCCGTCAGGATGTTGCAACAATATAAATACGAACGTTTCCATGCCTTTTTGCGCCGGATGGGTATCACCACGTTAAAGCAGCCTGCCGATTTTTACGGCCTATCGCTCATTTTAGGCGGCGGCGAAAACAACCTCTGGGAACTAAGCGGCGCTTACGCGGATATGGCAAGGGTTTTAAACCATTATAGCCGCTATAAAGGTTTATATAATGCCAACGATTTTCATAACCCCTGTTACACGCAAACCATAATGCCGAAACCCGTGCTGGAAAAAGACGGCTTGATGGATGCTGCATCGATATACTATACCTTCCAGGCGATGGAAGAAGTGATGCGTCCCGGCGACGAGATGCTGTGGCAGCAATTCAGCTCCACACAGCGCATCGCCTGGAAAACTGGAACAAGCTTTGGCTTTCGCGATGGCTGGGCTATAGGGGTAACACCAAAATATGTAGTTGGCGTTTGGGTAGGCAATACCAATGGCGAAGGCAGGCCGGGGTTGATTGGCGTAAACACCGCCGCGCCCATCCTGTTCGAAATTTTCAGGCAGTTGCCCGTTACGCGCGATTGGTTTGACATGCCTACAGGCGCTATGGTACGGATTGGCGTTTGCCATGAAAGCGGTTACCGGGCCAGCGAAAACTGCAACCACATCGATACCTTATGGGTGCCCCAAAATGGCATTAAAGCCCCTGTTTGCCCCTGGCATCAACTGGTACATTTAGATGCCAGCTGTAAATGGCAGGTTAATTCGACTTGCGAAGCCCCCATCAACATGGTACATCAATCGTGGTTTGTACTTCCGCCATCGATGGAGTTTTACTATAAAACTAAAAATTACCAATACCAAACATTACCGCCATTTAAACCAGGTTGCTCGGCCACACCACAGCAACGGCCAATGGAACTGATCTATCCGAAGGACGGCTCCAAAATTTATGTCCCGCTAGAAGCAGACGGCAGCCGCGGGAGGATGATCTGCAACGCCGCACACAGGCAATCAGGCATTAAAATATTCTGGCATCTGGATGATAAGTATATGGGCGAAACAATAAATTACCACCAATTCGCTTTAAACCCATCCCCCGGCACACATACTTTAACTTTGGTTGATGCTAACGGCAGCAGGCTACAGATCAGATTCCAGATTTTAGAGAAAGAGAAATAA
- a CDS encoding CPBP family intramembrane glutamic endopeptidase, with amino-acid sequence MLIDEEVKDIEPCLAEQVNYPNIKQSMGLGLYFLLFSVVTAIPLIIIKTTDHPDKSTSSLITLLSYSAAILGVIGVGLKKIKQFEGISYKIKLNKVALIPIVVGVVMVLTMPVLTAPINILWPMSDKWKKIFAELSDPNLFTIIMGIVAAPILEEILFRGIILNGLLKNYSPQKAIIVSAAIFGLVHLNPWQAIPAFLGGLLMGWMYWKTNSIIPGMLIHFANNLFSILLSSAFKNTDSLNQLVSTPVYIALFVICAAIAIGGWMFLEKYFEYNPTLGDEEAALGKV; translated from the coding sequence ATGCTAATTGATGAAGAAGTAAAAGATATTGAACCATGCCTGGCTGAACAGGTTAATTATCCCAACATTAAACAGTCCATGGGATTGGGCTTGTACTTTTTACTGTTTTCAGTTGTTACAGCCATACCTTTAATTATAATAAAAACTACAGACCATCCCGATAAGTCAACAAGCTCATTAATAACATTGCTAAGTTATAGCGCCGCAATTTTGGGTGTAATAGGCGTTGGTTTAAAAAAGATAAAACAGTTTGAAGGAATAAGTTATAAAATAAAATTGAACAAAGTGGCGCTGATACCAATAGTAGTTGGTGTAGTAATGGTATTAACCATGCCAGTATTAACAGCTCCAATAAATATTTTATGGCCAATGTCTGATAAATGGAAAAAGATATTTGCCGAGCTCAGTGACCCAAACCTGTTTACAATAATCATGGGTATTGTGGCTGCCCCTATTTTGGAGGAAATTCTTTTCAGGGGGATTATCTTAAATGGTTTGCTCAAAAACTATTCACCACAAAAGGCAATCATTGTATCGGCTGCCATTTTCGGCTTAGTTCATTTAAATCCGTGGCAGGCCATACCTGCATTTTTGGGTGGCTTATTGATGGGATGGATGTACTGGAAAACCAACTCTATTATTCCAGGCATGTTGATTCATTTTGCGAACAACCTATTTTCAATATTACTTAGCTCGGCCTTCAAAAACACCGACTCGCTAAACCAATTGGTAAGTACTCCGGTATACATCGCGTTGTTTGTTATTTGCGCTGCCATTGCGATAGGTGGCTGGATGTTTTTAGAAAAATATTTTGAATACAATCCAACATTAGGAGATGAAGAAGCCGCACTTGGCAAAGTGTGA
- a CDS encoding alpha-2-macroglobulin family protein, giving the protein MQLPKSSLFSKASILPAILLLVLVGLVAYSLQHHKGITTVDSSFSKYIESYTSGIISKESSIRIRLANQVQGTHVQNEALPNGIFELSPSVKGKAYWVDARTIEFKPEKALDADKQYNASFKLGKVIDVPAHYQKFEFTFQTIKPDFTVTFNGLQTATRTSTTQMKLEGAIQTSDAEKDEKIEKLISVNFASDVHISWQHNPYTHTHTFTIGKLTRLSNGVNPVTVTWDGNALNVDKKGSQQFEIPAIGDFRVLNIRAVQDQEQYVLVQFSDAIMVGQELNGLIGISNTTEPAYTIEGSTVKVYASERLDGNYTSFVNQGVENISHQKIKKNYTANVFFENKLPAVTIPGKGVILPSSGKLMMPFEAVNLNAVDVSIIKIYEDNVPQYFQTNDINGDNELRRVGKPIVQKTIRLDGDKSVNLNKKTRFMLDIDKLLRTEPGAIYRVIIGFRKDYSLYSCKGGGPVKTNTGDDEEGYEGDYYEGSGNSSLSDEDDSFWSRYDSYHPIGYNWSDRDNPCTESYFTKEKWAIRNIIASNIGLIAKRGTDNSMVVIATDILTAKPLSGIELNLLDYQKQVIAKATSDAYGLAKFDIKRKPYLLVAKHGDERGYLKLDDGSSLPLTRFNVGGEQVQSGIKGFIYGERGVWRPGDSIYVSFILEDKQNKLPPDHPVEMNFYNPMGQLYTTATQTKSVDGFYSFHLATQTSDVTGNWTVKIKVGGATFEKNIKIETIMPNRLKLNLSFGNQTELTKGSNTKGTLNAKWLFGGIAQNLKAKVDAYLTSQKTAFKNFDDYDFDDPTLAFNTQVQNVFDGRLDAEGNTSVDADINVEKQAPGQLRANFMVKVFEPGGNFSINQVSMPYNVYPGYVGIKAEKGNALTGMLYTGQLHTFDIADVDTKGNLIQGRRTVQVELYKIQWRWWWDNTGDQMSNFTQDKYNKLIKTETVTLNNGRGKWGMQINQPEWGRYLVRVKDEQTGHTTGKIIYIDWPNYAQRLQQDNPTEAAMLSFTADKPNYKVGEEAVLTIPTMANGRALISFENGTRVLKTDWINTEKGETQYHFKVDETMAPNVFVNVTLLQPHSQTVNDLPIRMYGAIPLLVENPATILKPVITMPDKIRPETRSAITVSEASGKEMTYTVAIVDEGLLDITNYKTPDPHESFYAREALGVKTWDLFDYVIGAFGGDLERILSIGGDAGGRSTNKNVSVNRFKPVVKFMGPYHLNAGEKQTHAFTLPQYIGSVKAMVIAGHQGGYGFADKAVAVKKPLMILATLPRVLGPSEKVQLPVTVFAMENNVKMVTLQIQSNAFSNLTTANNRQTITFAKPGEQMVTFDLDVKNFIGVGKVKIIAQSGNEKATYDVELNVRNPNPAITKILDKELAPGDSWSVPYAAIGMAGTNKATLEASNIPALNLAKRLSYLIEYPHGCVEQTTSAVFPQLYLNQLTDLSSYQKAITDRNIKAGINKLNGFQVTGGGLSYWPDGAEADEWGTNYAGHFMLAAQAAGYALPAGFIEHWKNYQRQKALSWAPDSRSFYGADLVQSYRLYLLALAHAPELGAMNRLKEFPYISLEAKWRLAAAYKLAGQPEVGLRMISNLLTTIKPYYTLFGTYGSDLRDEAMILETLTLLGQRAQASGLLRTVAARLSQDSWYSTQTTAYSLVAIAEYCGKNASGSKLLFNYQVNGAKASVNSGSYLWSLPVKAQSGKVTLQNNGKNKLYLRLIQQGQPVTGEDVPPIDNPDVLQMCISYFTLNGIPTDPSKIKQGTDFVAQVNIKNPGKRGRYDNMALSQIFPSGWEILNTRMMNNDEAFKSSPSDYRDIRDDRVNTYFSLTEGKEATYFVMLNAAYLGRFYQPPAYCEAMYNTSISALAKGQWVEVLK; this is encoded by the coding sequence ATGCAACTACCTAAAAGCTCTCTTTTTAGCAAAGCGAGCATTCTGCCTGCCATTTTATTACTGGTTTTAGTTGGCTTAGTAGCTTATTCCCTGCAGCACCATAAGGGCATAACCACTGTAGATTCCTCCTTCAGCAAGTATATCGAATCGTATACCTCGGGTATCATCTCTAAAGAAAGCAGCATCCGTATCCGCCTGGCCAACCAGGTGCAGGGTACACACGTACAAAACGAGGCCCTGCCTAACGGCATTTTTGAGCTCTCGCCCTCTGTTAAGGGCAAGGCCTACTGGGTTGATGCCCGCACAATAGAATTTAAGCCTGAGAAAGCGCTCGACGCGGATAAGCAGTACAACGCATCGTTTAAGTTAGGTAAAGTGATTGATGTGCCCGCTCACTACCAAAAGTTTGAGTTTACCTTTCAAACCATTAAACCCGATTTTACGGTTACTTTTAACGGTTTGCAAACCGCTACCCGCACCTCAACCACCCAAATGAAACTGGAAGGTGCCATCCAAACCTCAGATGCTGAGAAAGATGAAAAAATTGAAAAACTGATCAGCGTCAATTTTGCTTCGGATGTACACATCAGCTGGCAGCATAACCCCTATACGCATACCCATACCTTTACGATAGGTAAACTGACAAGATTGTCCAACGGGGTTAACCCGGTAACGGTAACATGGGATGGCAACGCCCTCAATGTGGATAAAAAAGGCTCGCAACAATTTGAGATACCCGCCATAGGCGATTTCAGGGTGCTCAATATCCGCGCCGTGCAGGATCAGGAACAATATGTGCTGGTCCAGTTTTCTGACGCTATCATGGTTGGGCAGGAGCTGAACGGCCTGATAGGTATCAGCAACACCACCGAACCTGCTTATACCATTGAAGGGAGTACGGTAAAGGTTTACGCTTCTGAGCGGCTGGATGGCAATTATACTTCATTTGTAAACCAGGGCGTTGAAAACATATCCCACCAAAAAATAAAAAAGAATTATACTGCCAATGTGTTTTTTGAAAACAAACTCCCGGCAGTAACCATCCCCGGCAAGGGCGTAATATTACCAAGTTCGGGCAAACTGATGATGCCTTTTGAGGCCGTTAACCTCAATGCGGTTGATGTAAGCATCATCAAGATCTACGAAGACAATGTACCGCAATACTTCCAAACCAATGATATTAACGGCGACAATGAGCTGAGGCGCGTAGGCAAGCCCATTGTGCAAAAAACAATCAGGCTGGACGGCGATAAATCCGTTAACCTCAACAAAAAAACGCGGTTTATGTTGGATATCGATAAGCTGCTCCGCACCGAGCCGGGAGCAATATACCGGGTAATTATCGGTTTCCGTAAAGATTATTCGCTATACAGCTGCAAGGGCGGCGGCCCGGTTAAAACCAATACCGGCGATGACGAAGAAGGTTATGAGGGTGATTACTATGAAGGCAGCGGCAATTCGTCGTTAAGTGACGAGGACGATAGCTTTTGGTCGCGCTACGACAGCTACCATCCGATAGGCTATAACTGGAGCGACCGCGATAACCCTTGCACCGAGTCATACTTCACTAAAGAGAAATGGGCCATCCGCAATATCATCGCCTCAAACATCGGTTTAATTGCCAAACGCGGCACCGATAACAGCATGGTGGTTATCGCTACCGATATTTTAACAGCCAAACCCCTGTCGGGCATTGAGCTTAACCTGCTGGATTACCAGAAACAGGTTATAGCCAAAGCAACATCCGATGCTTACGGACTGGCCAAATTCGACATCAAACGGAAACCGTACTTATTAGTTGCCAAACATGGCGATGAGCGGGGCTATTTAAAACTGGACGACGGCAGCTCATTACCCCTCACCCGTTTTAATGTGGGCGGCGAGCAGGTTCAAAGCGGCATCAAGGGCTTTATTTATGGCGAGCGTGGCGTTTGGAGGCCGGGCGATAGTATTTATGTATCGTTTATTTTGGAAGATAAGCAGAACAAGCTGCCGCCAGACCACCCCGTAGAAATGAATTTTTACAACCCGATGGGCCAGTTGTATACCACGGCTACGCAAACCAAATCGGTTGATGGTTTTTACAGCTTCCATTTAGCCACTCAAACATCCGATGTTACCGGCAACTGGACGGTTAAGATTAAAGTTGGCGGCGCTACGTTTGAGAAGAATATCAAGATAGAGACCATTATGCCTAACCGCTTAAAGCTCAACCTGAGCTTTGGCAACCAAACCGAGCTAACCAAAGGCAGTAACACCAAAGGCACTTTAAATGCCAAATGGCTGTTTGGCGGCATAGCCCAAAACTTAAAGGCCAAGGTTGACGCTTACCTTACTTCGCAAAAAACAGCCTTTAAAAACTTTGACGATTACGATTTTGACGACCCTACCCTGGCCTTCAACACCCAGGTGCAAAATGTGTTTGACGGCCGTTTAGATGCCGAAGGCAATACATCTGTTGATGCCGATATCAATGTAGAAAAACAAGCACCGGGCCAGTTGCGAGCCAATTTTATGGTGAAGGTTTTTGAACCTGGCGGCAATTTCAGCATTAACCAGGTGAGCATGCCTTATAACGTATACCCGGGCTATGTGGGTATTAAGGCAGAAAAAGGGAATGCCCTTACGGGGATGCTGTATACCGGGCAATTACACACTTTTGATATTGCCGATGTGGACACCAAGGGCAACCTGATACAAGGCAGGCGTACCGTACAAGTAGAACTTTATAAAATACAATGGCGCTGGTGGTGGGATAATACCGGCGACCAGATGAGCAACTTTACCCAGGATAAATACAATAAGCTGATTAAAACCGAAACTGTTACCCTGAACAACGGACGCGGTAAATGGGGAATGCAGATCAATCAGCCGGAATGGGGCCGGTACCTGGTGAGGGTTAAGGATGAACAAACAGGCCATACCACCGGCAAAATTATTTATATCGACTGGCCGAACTACGCGCAGCGCCTGCAGCAGGATAACCCTACGGAAGCTGCTATGCTATCGTTCACTGCCGATAAACCCAACTATAAGGTGGGCGAAGAAGCCGTGTTAACCATACCCACTATGGCCAATGGCCGGGCCTTAATCAGCTTTGAAAACGGCACTCGGGTGTTAAAAACCGATTGGATCAACACCGAAAAAGGCGAAACGCAATATCACTTTAAGGTTGACGAAACGATGGCGCCGAACGTTTTTGTGAATGTAACGCTGCTACAGCCGCACTCGCAAACGGTGAACGACCTGCCCATCCGCATGTATGGCGCTATACCGCTGCTGGTAGAAAACCCGGCTACGATATTGAAGCCGGTAATTACCATGCCCGATAAAATCCGGCCGGAAACACGGTCGGCCATTACGGTGTCCGAGGCTTCGGGCAAGGAGATGACCTATACCGTAGCCATTGTTGACGAGGGCTTGCTGGACATTACCAATTATAAAACGCCCGATCCGCACGAATCATTTTACGCCCGCGAGGCGCTGGGCGTAAAAACCTGGGATCTGTTTGACTATGTAATTGGCGCCTTTGGCGGCGATCTGGAACGGATACTCAGTATAGGCGGTGATGCCGGAGGCCGTTCAACCAACAAAAATGTATCGGTAAACCGGTTTAAGCCTGTAGTTAAATTTATGGGGCCCTACCATTTAAACGCCGGCGAAAAACAAACGCATGCCTTTACCCTGCCGCAATACATCGGCTCGGTTAAAGCGATGGTTATTGCCGGCCACCAGGGCGGTTACGGTTTTGCCGATAAGGCCGTAGCGGTTAAAAAGCCGTTAATGATATTGGCTACCCTGCCCCGCGTGTTAGGTCCATCAGAGAAGGTGCAGCTGCCTGTTACGGTTTTTGCTATGGAGAACAACGTAAAAATGGTTACCTTACAGATACAATCGAATGCGTTCAGCAATCTCACAACCGCAAACAACCGCCAAACCATCACCTTTGCCAAACCGGGCGAACAGATGGTTACGTTTGATCTGGATGTTAAAAACTTTATCGGTGTGGGTAAAGTAAAGATCATCGCGCAAAGCGGAAACGAAAAAGCTACCTATGATGTGGAACTGAATGTGCGCAACCCCAACCCTGCTATTACAAAAATTTTGGATAAGGAACTGGCACCCGGTGACTCATGGAGCGTTCCGTACGCGGCCATCGGCATGGCCGGAACCAATAAAGCCACACTTGAGGCTTCCAACATACCTGCGTTAAACCTGGCCAAACGCTTAAGCTACCTGATAGAATATCCGCACGGATGCGTGGAGCAAACCACATCGGCAGTATTTCCACAGCTCTATTTAAACCAGTTAACAGATCTGTCATCCTACCAAAAAGCCATTACCGACCGCAATATTAAGGCCGGGATTAACAAGCTTAACGGCTTCCAGGTAACAGGCGGAGGCTTGAGTTACTGGCCCGATGGAGCCGAAGCGGACGAATGGGGAACTAACTATGCCGGTCATTTTATGTTGGCCGCGCAAGCTGCCGGGTATGCTTTGCCTGCCGGATTTATTGAACACTGGAAAAACTATCAGCGGCAAAAGGCCCTATCATGGGCGCCGGATTCGCGCAGCTTTTATGGTGCCGACCTGGTACAATCCTATCGGCTTTACCTGCTGGCTTTGGCCCATGCGCCTGAGTTAGGCGCCATGAACAGGCTTAAAGAGTTCCCTTACATCAGCCTGGAGGCTAAATGGAGGCTCGCGGCAGCTTACAAACTGGCCGGGCAGCCCGAAGTGGGTTTAAGGATGATCTCCAACCTGCTCACTACCATCAAGCCCTACTATACGCTGTTTGGCACCTACGGCTCCGACCTGCGCGACGAAGCCATGATATTGGAAACCTTAACCCTGCTGGGCCAGCGCGCCCAAGCCTCCGGTTTATTGCGTACGGTTGCCGCACGCTTATCTCAGGATAGCTGGTACAGTACCCAAACCACCGCCTACAGCTTGGTAGCCATTGCCGAGTACTGCGGTAAAAATGCATCGGGAAGCAAGTTGTTGTTCAACTACCAGGTAAACGGCGCTAAGGCCAGTGTTAATTCAGGTTCGTATCTCTGGTCGCTGCCGGTTAAAGCGCAATCGGGTAAGGTTACCCTTCAAAACAATGGGAAGAACAAACTGTACCTGAGGCTCATCCAACAAGGGCAGCCTGTTACAGGTGAGGACGTGCCCCCCATCGATAACCCCGATGTATTGCAGATGTGCATCAGCTATTTTACGTTAAACGGCATACCTACCGATCCTTCAAAAATAAAACAGGGGACAGATTTTGTGGCCCAGGTTAATATCAAAAATCCGGGCAAACGGGGCCGTTATGATAACATGGCGCTTTCGCAGATCTTCCCTTCGGGCTGGGAGATCCTCAATACCCGGATGATGAACAACGACGAAGCTTTTAAATCGTCACCATCCGATTACCGTGACATTCGCGACGACCGGGTAAATACCTATTTCAGTTTGACTGAAGGCAAAGAGGCAACTTATTTTGTGATGCTGAACGCCGCTTACTTAGGCAGGTTTTATCAACCGCCAGCTTATTGCGAAGCTATGTACAATACTTCCATCAGCGCCTTGGCAAAAGGGCAATGGGTTGAGGTGCTGAAGTAG